In Pleurodeles waltl isolate 20211129_DDA chromosome 5, aPleWal1.hap1.20221129, whole genome shotgun sequence, the DNA window CAGGCCGTTCCGAGTTGGCTGGCTGGGCGCCGTCATGTAGATGAGGGGGCGTGTCGACGCGTAGTGACGCCTGGCCCGGTCGAGCAGTGGAAACCTCATATATAAAGTAGTGAGAGGCGGCTGCAGCATATTTTGCTACTGGCAGAGCTGAAGAGTAGCAATCGGCACTATTGCGATAAAGCCACGGGCGCAGCCAGGTGAGGGGCGCCTCTCAGATTTGGTCACCCAGTTGGGACCGCGATGTGCTTCAGTGTCGCGTTTCCATCCCAATGTAGGAGTGCTAGCAGCATgaacgtgtgaatgtgcgcttgaccATATGATTATGCTTCTTGAACAACTTACTTGGGTCATGCTTGGCATGCAGAGGTCTGTTGAAGGGCAACGGGCCAACTAGATTTCGTATTTAAAGAGTACAGTGCATTTGGGATTAGGCTGTCGCGCGCGTTTTAACATTGGTTTAAAACAAAAGGTCTTAGGCACCTCTGTGTATGAGAGCCTGAAAGTTGCTGCTAATCGTGTTTTTTCTATAGGATATTTTAAACCGGTCCACTGCCTTTAGCACTAAAGTTCAATGACCAGAGTCTGCTCGTTTAACGTGCTgagggtggcatagagtgtttaGGGCGGAGCAGTGGACATGAATGACGTGTGGACATGGACAATCGAAGGGGCAGTGCATAGTCAGGAATAGCGCATATGAGAAGTGAAGTACTAGTTATTCCGTGAGCCTCACACTGacagtttacttttatttttaggaACAGCTGGAGAAGTCTGCAGGTTGCCAAAATTGAGGAGCGACTGGACGGTGCACCGGAGCTGCTGGGGCTCCTCAGCATGGCTGATGACGAACAGACCTGCTGTGCCCCTGCGGAGGGTGGGCAAGCCCCGGAGTGCGAGGATGGCGGCGGTGGGCAGTGTAACGTCCTGAGTTGGGAGCAGGTGCAACGACTGGACCAAATTTTGGCCGAGACCATCCCCATCCATGGCCGAGGaaacttccccaccttggaactgCAACCGAGACAGATTGTCCGTGCCGTGCGGCGGCGCCTAGAGGAACGCGGTATCCATGTGCGTGATGTGCGGTTGAACGGCTCGGCGGCCAGccacgtcctgcaccagcacagcgGCCTGGGCTACAAGGACCTGGACCTCATCTTCTGCACGCAGCTGCGCGGACAGGCCGAGTTCCAGACTGTCAAGGACGTGGTGCTGGACTGCCTACTGGACTTCCTACCCGAGGGAGTCAACAAAGAGAAGATCACGCCGCTCACCCTCAAGGTAAGGGTGGGCGCTCAAGCACTGCCTTGTGCACGTCGAGAAAAGCACCCAGGGCTTCACACTTAACGTTCAGTACTTTAAAGCAGCAAAGATAGTCCTCACAATGACAGGAGGGCCTGTCCTCCTAACTACCGGTGTAGCGGGCCTTCCGAACTATATGAGTACCTCACAGAGCCAGCCCTCGGAATGATAGGAGAGCTAGCCTTCCCTTTCATTACATCAACAAGACAGCAGCTTTAGCCTTCATAACCATGCTCAAGGGTAGCAGAGCTAGCCATCTCAAACCTTCATAGGATAATCATGCGAGCAGACATACACTTCGCAGGCTTTACCACACTGAATTAGTTACCCCATCCTACTGCCAACAGAGTTAGATCTCAAAATAGGCTTGTGTTCAAGACAGTAAGTATACCATTCTCACCTAACAGGAGAGACAGTCCCCAAAGAGTTCCGTCTCTCATGACCACTATATTACCTAATATTAAGTGCATTACTTATCTTCAAGTCTCTTCCTGTGTCAGAGCGCGCCCTTGCATCCTTTACCCGATACACCACACAGACTGTAGGAGCTCTCTACGCAGTTGCCAGATGTACATCCATAGACCCCAGAGCTCTCCCTCGCAAAAGTTTCTATACTTAGTAAAGCATAACTGATTTTCGCCTACTAGTCTGCACAGGTTTTACAACATCGACCCCCTCACATGGTTGTGACCCGCAGATTTCGGGAGTGGAGATAGCGCTCTCTGCGTGCCCCTACTCCTGATTTTACGCTAGTCTAACTGTCTGGTTCGCTCTTGCGGTGCAGCCCACCCCCACAGGGGCTTTTATCACACTGTATACAATTCGTAGTAGCCCGGTGTCCCTGACTGAGTAAGAAGATATTAGGAGACGTCTAAGGCCGTAAATAATCGCGATTTGACAGCTTTGGTGCCCCTCGGGCTTTttcgaccacacacacacactttgtgtgGTGTACGACTGGACATCAGTGCACAGCAGGCTTTCAGGCTGTGCTGCTGCAGGAGCAGGTCTATAGGATTGTACAACGCTGGTGTGAGTGAACCTGGAGAGACCGTGCAATACACGGAGAACCTTGTTTCTTTCTATATCTTACAGGCAGccctggaaaaaaaatatatacgcTAATTTCAAATGTACATCCTTCACTAAATACTTTTGGGAATTTATCTGTGACTCCAAGAGCAAACTGCAGCATGGCTTGCTAAATTTACTTTACCAAAGTACTATGGCCTGGACCGATTTAACACAGTCCGATGAATTCTCCCACCCCcagtgtaattgtttttggtgaaCGCAGGCTGTACTCTTCTTTCTGAATTAGTTCTGAACGAGACCTTATTCGCATCAGCTTTAGTACGACAGCAGCGCTTTGACATCGAATATAGACTCGCGTGTAAAGTTGAACGATACACTACTGTTCAATACATTTTTCCTTATTGCCATCCTTCGATATGTTGTATTTCTAATCCCCCTACACGCAGATAATGCGCTTACTGTAAGGAGCTTTCGACACTTTGTTGAAACGTCATATCTTTTTCTTTCCTGAAATAGGATCTGCCTTCCGAGTTTAATATAGGGCGGCAGAAGTGACTCAGTGATGCAGGAATCTGCAAGCACTCTGCCTGGAGAGAATAAAGTCATATGTGCTCACATTCCTATGTCGGCCCTAACCTCATAGGCATCACCTGTGtcaacaaatgtaaaggcagagtgGTATTCCCTGACCAACCTATCCACCCACACACTGATAATGTGCAGACCTTATTATAGTTGCAAACAAACTAGTGATTATTTTTGAGCCTTCACGGGCATCCATTCTTGTTTTTACGTCAGCACTACCTCTTGTTTACAATATAGATGTAGCACCTTGAACCAGTGGCTTGTTTGGGCCAGCTCCTTTCAGCCGTTGCTGTGACACCTCATCAATCGCATCTTTAATCATACCTGTTGCTGCCTTCAAAGTGGTTCAGTTGCAATAGAAGAGAAATTCTTACCCTTCCAGAATGTACACTTGATCACTACTCTCTTTTCGTATTCATTTCTTTATTTCATACATGCTctgtatataaaaataaaacatatttttttgactTGCAGACACATTGGTTCACTTTATGGGAAAATAAGTCTATTGTTAGCCACACCAAAGGCCCGCCCCTCTTTGGTTTTTCATTAGATAAATTACTTTTGCCAACCCTTGCAACTACATTCAACAGTTGAAGAGATTTCAATGTATGCAGTAGCTGCATTGCAGCTGAAACACAGATTCAATGCCCCTGTCACTTTGGCAAATCCATTAGGTCTGCTTTATAGTTGACAATGCAACTGTAACTGATTGACTTTACCAGCTGTTCTTCATGAGCTGATGCTGTTTTAAGACAGCACTAGGTAATGGCCTATGTAGCCTCTACTAGGAGGTGCCACACTGGTATTAGCTGCATCAAATGTGATCCTGTACCTGGGGAAGAGATTGCTCCCAAAATACTAGCATGCCTTAGAGTGATAGACTGCATTGTTTGGGTTGCTGCAAACAGGGAACAAGATGAAGACCTCGAAATTCAAAGTAATACACCACTTATAAATCTGTTTTTTTCTGTCTCCACAATTGCAGGAAGCTTACGTTCAAAAGATGGTGAAAGTTTGCAATGACTCAGATCGATGGAGTCTCATTTCCCTGTCCAATAACCATGGGAAAAATGTGGAGTTAAAGTTTGTGGACTCTTTGAGGAGACAATTTGAGTTCAGTGTCGATTCTTTTCAGATCAAACTTGACTCTCTCCTGCTTTTCTACGAATGCTCAGAGAATCCAATGACTGAACCGTTCCATCCCACAATCATTGGTGAGAGTGTCTATGGGGATTTTCAGCAAGCCTTCGACCACCTCTGCAACAAGACCATCGACACCAGGAACCCTGAGGAAATAAGAGGAGGTGGGCTTCTCAAGTACTGCAATCTCTTGGTGAGGGGCTTCACCGCTGCTTCAGAGGCTGAGATGAAATCTCTTCAGAGGTACATGTGCTCAAGGTTTTTCATTGATTTTTCTGACATTGGGGAACAGCAGAGGAAGCTCGAGGCCTATTTGCAGAATCACTTTGTAGGACTGGAAGACCGGAAGTATGATTATCTGATGACCCTGCATAGCGTGGTGAATGAAAGCACTGTCTGCCTTATGGGCCACGAGAGGAGACAAACCCTAAACCTAATCACTATGCTAGCCATTCGTGTCTTAGCAGAGCAGAACATCATTCCCAACGTGGCCAATGTGACTTGCTATTACCAACCTGCCCCGTATGTAGCAGATGCAAACTTTAGCAATTACTACATTGCCCAAGTCCAGCCGGTCTATGCTTGCCAGCAACACACCTACTCTACTTGGTTGCCCTGCAATTAAGAAGGGCTGCAAGGCATTGTGTAAGGCGACCTAAATGAAAAGGGCCGTGAAAGAGAGTAGCCCTTTTCCTAGAATTGGTTCTGATTTCTGTGCAGTGAGGGTCTGCTCACACTCTCAAAGCTGGgtttgtgcatttgttttttgcaaatgcgaGATTGGTCTGACAAAGAGCAGACAAGCAGTTGGACTCCAACCCAGAGCACTAAAGGTAGGCCACAAAGGAAAAGAGCGCCCCCAGCATGGAACAAGGGTCCTGTGTGAGTAAAAATATGGTCTCGCTGTAATTGCTCGAATGGGCATTACTTGCAGTTTGGAGAGTTAAAGGGCAACAACCATAAATATCCTTGTGTTTTTCAAGTGCACAGAGGAAGAGAGTTGCTATACAGAGCATATCCGATAGATGTGGGGCTTGCAGCTTCAAAGAGGGCCAGTGTGATGATCACATTATGTATCGCTTGAGCAGAAAGCTTTAATAGGACAGGTTTGttcaagaacaagggataacatagTGATATAGTTATCCTGAGCAGCAAATCGAATTTAGTTTCTGTATTTGAAAAAGTTTTTGTCACAATAACGGATaaatgtgtaataaaaaatggTTATGAAACCTATTTTACACTCGAAGACCAAAGATTTCAACCTTCAGATGCCCAATCGAGGAAGTTCACTTAGAACAACAATTTATTTGCACACTCAGATAATATGTAAAGTGCCTGTTACATTTAGAATGATTTTGAAGTCAGGAGATAATAATTTGTAATAATGACCACAATTTTTGTTATGGGTAAAGGGGAGAAAATAAGCCTGTGAATAAACGGTGGAGGAAATGCCTTATTTTTTGATAAATGCATTTGTTAAATTAATGTTGTTTTGAAATGCAATTATTAGTATGACTGTCTATGTGTATCTATagcatgtatatatttatatatcgtgCACATATGTATACATAGAAGTGTGTTATGGTCTGGATAAAATGTAGCACTTGGAAGCGTTAAgatgctgttttgtttttgttttcagctGGATCTCAGAGCACAATAGTTGATTTGCAGTTAGGTCACTAGTTGAAGCTTTACACTTTACTGTTACGCAGTTTATATATTACCTCCCACTATTGTTGTGACTACCTtcgttgtgtgtaatgtgtgcatggGTAGAAAGAAGCCCTTGCCAAATGCTGAACGTTACGTCTGAAAGGGTTACTGGAGCTCTACTTACCTGCAATTCACACCTATAGATTTTCCAATGTGACATTTGCAGATTGGAAGTACACGAGGCTACCCTTAAAGGAGTTACATTCTAGAATACAAAATGTCACTCAACTGTCGTCACATTTTTCTGTCAACAAAAGCTTACCATAATCTCAAGGAAGAAGGTCAGACCAACGTTCTTTTGGTTTGATTTTTCAATTGACCTTATGACCCATTCGCATGACCTGTAAAGGTCAGCATGGTACTGCTATTTAGTCCCCTCTGCACAAGAACTCTTTGACTCCTTGCCTTGCTTTCGTGTCCGTTTACTTTCTGGCTAGCCAGTGGGCTCCTTCCTGGAATGATTCAGCTGGGAATGCTGTTTTCATAGGGCACTCGTTCTTTCAGCTCTGGCTTGAGAAGTACTTGTTAGAATGCAGAGAACTGAACTTTGGCCGATCAGAGGCCTTAGACGGAAGCAGAAGGGAGTTCTGGGGAAATGGAGTTCTGGGGAAATAGGCTCAGCTGGTAACGTGGTATGTTTTCCTACCACAGCTATTCACTGCAGTGTATTGTGAGTCACCAGTCAAAAAGCTCAGCTTCTATGGCTGCAGCACATGAAATGTATTCTTTtagaggattttttatttatttttgcatcacTTTCCCCAGTACTAGCGAATACCATCCGTGCTCATGTTACATTGCCAAGAACGAGCATTGTTCCTTAATTTGAGAAATGACTAGAGCGGAAGGGATGATTTACTCTTTTcaccatttatttatatatagttgTTTTTCTCTACCAGAGGAGTCGCAATCCCAGGTAACTCCAATCCTACAACTGTTTTGTCCGAAAGTTGGATACAAGTTCCGGTAGACAGGTAAACTACCACGCCAAAAGAGCGAATTTTGCGAGTCACCAATAATAAAACGAGCTAAGTAGCTTTGGCTTATGGCCAATAAAAGTTAGGTTTGAGGCCTACTCTTTTATGAGGCACGCAGCACGAATGACGTCTTTTGCAAATACCACAGCAAACtcattttaacacattttttgaatatttttcGAGTTTCTGCACTATATTTTTTGGAAAAGCGATACTTGCCCATTTTAACCTTTCCTATTTAGCCTTTTCCGTTTTTTTCACGTTCTTGTTGCATTCAGTTAGTAACAGGATTATCACTTTTCtaaatttcagtggccctggcttttttttaaatctgtctgTTAGATGGCTCTTCATAGTTGTAAAGTTaaatcctgcctccctctactataaAGTCAGACAACGTGTTGTTACATTTCTAAATAAAAATGCGACGTTCACGTATTCAGTCTGTATTCACTAAtacaacatttgttttgttttatttcgtTATGCTTATGTTTCTCAGTGCAGAAAAATAAGTTTTCATAGCATTTAACTCTTGTAATTATAGCTTGCTGGCAAAGTAAATCAGGtggaggaaaaagtaaaaaaaaaaaaaagggcagctTTGCTTGATTTGTGTATAGACCTGCATTAGGAAAGAAGCTTAGCCAGTTTAATTTCCCTCTTTGAGGCATCGTTGCAGAAGACTGTTCCCAGGAGGTTTCAATTAGGAACACTGACTATAGGCTTTCTCTGGGCCAGACAGAGTGTGAGGCAAAACAGGTTCTATCGACTGCAGCACTTGCTTAAGTGCACGAGGGAATGTGTTGTGAATTTTGTTTACACTGTCCAATATTTggataattttgaaaataaaacgTTATTTTTTTCTTCTCGTGTGTATTTTCTTTAATATATTGCATGTTTTCATGTTGTGCGACCAATCTTATGGAAACATTAGGCAGCTTTTCTCAAAGACTCTGTGCTGAAGTTTTCTGGTTGTATCCATAAGATAAGAAGTAACTGCGCCATTGCCATTTACAAGCCACTTGTAAACACTTAATGTAGGACTCCATGAAAGGTAACTCAGCACACTTTTTAATCGTCACCTGCTAATTCTAGTAAAGTTGAGTACTGGCACATGCAACATTGATTTATAATGGAAGTTTTCAGATTGCACCAGCTATAAAACCATCCTTTGTTCTTCATCTTGGAGACCAGATCTTATTGAACAAATTAAACAATGCTTGTGTTTCAGGATCGAAATTTCAACATTCTGCGTTTGTCAATGGTAAATTCTGTGCTAGAGCCGAGGTTCTGAGTATTTCTTAGTGGGGCACTCTGCAATTGGAAGCAAATACCCACACACCTGTATGTTCCTTCAAATCCATGTCCCCATTACAAGGTAGTTTCTACACCCTGAAAATAGTCACAAATTTGATTGTCACCGTTCTTTGAAGAAAAAGGGATGTCTCCTTTGGCAAAATCTTTGTAAACAATTAAAGCCACTAATGATGGTAACAACTATGTATGATTTTGATTGATGAATCATCTTTTGTCTTATAAAATGCAGTGATTATCCGTAGGTTTCTTGGACTTAAAGCAAAAAAGAAACACCTTTGGCCCTTCTTAATGGCAAGGTGTCAGGATAGTGTGAAATGTTTTGGCAGTAAGTTATTTTGCCCAAGTGACCTGCCGtcaaacatttccttttttttaatcttcAGGACCTACAAGAAGAGTAAATGTCTTGACTTTAAGTGAGCGTCATAGAGCATGTTTAGCAAATAGTCAATTTGGCACTAGAGAATTAGCTTTTGCAATTCCTTATGAACCAAGCAAATGCACTTAAACTAACTTCTATCTCTAATAATTACCATGGATATGTCTTTGAGCATAAGAAACCCGATAGCTTTTCTCCAGGTGGCAGATTTGGTGAACCCCTACTTGGTCTGGGTTTGGTCACTGCATAGTCCTGAAGCCCTAAACGGACTATCACAGTAAACAGTCCGAGGCAGAACTCAAGCTGCCATAATTGAGGTATTTTGCTCAAGACGAAGGGCCTGAGATCTTCATCTTACCGGAGCTAAATTTGAGGAAGGTCTTGAACCAAACCATCAGACTGATATGTGAACCTCTGTCCCGCACATAGCAGCACTCTGTTTTGGAATAGTTGTTTGAGAATAAACAGAAATCATTTAATGAAAGAAGTCAGTATCTATCCTCTGAACTGGTATTCAGTTTGTGAGCATTTTTTCCATCTGCTTCTGGGTCCCACGCAGTTGCGGGGTTATAAAGAGAGCCTCGTTGTCTAAATTGGCAATATTTTGGGCGTCATCTGCACGAGTATTAGTTGAGTAGTAAAACAGCCTAAGGATATTAGAAAGAGGGTAGACCTATACCTCAAAGAGTATGTGAAAGAAGGAAGATTCCTTTAGGCACTACCGAGGGGCCAGGTGTGCTAcgggagtgaaaaaggcagactaacTGAAAGGGAAAGGCCTAGAAAAAAGGACATTTAACCTGTGAAGAATTGTTTCCCCATCTGCCACCTCATTCAAACAGTGTTATAGGATAGATTGGCCCAccttgtcaaatgcagcagaggccTAAAACGGTCAACCCCATTGAGTCTCTATCCAATATCGATCTCAGTTCTTTAGTTGTCAAAATATTAAAAGGTTGCTCCCCAACCTATCAATTTTCAAGATAGATAGGTCTCCTGGTCGTCAGTCTTCTGAAGTAGGTTACCCCATACTGGTAAAAAGGTGAGGAGGccatagttttgttttgttttattttattttagtcctAACGTGCTTCCAGGCCCCCCTTTCCCAGAGTCTGCATCCAGGCCATACTACACATTAGTGCCCAAGTGAGTTTAGAAATAAAGGCTCTAATCGTTCCCTGACAATGGCTAGGTTAGAAAGTTCTAGAGGTCCAGATTTAACATGTAACACGAGTTGATAAACATCTTTACACACGGCAAACTGTGCCAATCCAGGTAGTAGAATACTAAATTGCTTAAACAGGAATTCAGGCGCACTAAGGCCAGCATGAACATCCTGACTGAAGGTGATACTAGGTAATGTGCTCATCGCAGAACCTTGAGACCCGATCGTTATGTTATGCTTTCAGTTTTGCAGACTATTTTACAAGGGGGTATACCAGTTCCCTTTCAGGTGACCAGGGATGTATTCTTACTTCCGGTAGTGATCCAGTAATAGCTATCGTACCTGGACGTCTACACGAGTCAAATCCTTGCTCTTCTAAATTCCATTCGTAAAAAGCAGTGCTTTGATACCTGTAGTAACTTGTTGACATAACGCATGTAGGTTTTCAACACCACTATAGATGATGGGTAATGAGAAACACTCTTTATAGCATGGTTAAAGAATCTTGGCAGACTGTCTTAGCACTGACATTACAAAGTTCTCGAATTACCTTAACTCGATAATTCGTTCTGTGGCCAGGTTTTCCTTAAAATGGCCATcattttgtttctctctctcttaccTGTCTTTCATTCATCTCTTTCGTTGAGTTTTATTTCTCCAAGTCGAACTAGAGGCCCAATATTTTGTGTGGAGCCTTCAAGCTGTTATAGCGTTTAGCCTTCATAAATAAGTGCCTGCTGTGACTTATCACAAGTAAGCCCTTCAGTTAAGATGCTGAAAACGTCCAGTATGCATCTGGTGTCGACTATAAGTCAAACCACTGGCAGAAGGGACAGGTGACAcctatgtttttaaaaacaatgcaaaacTGCGTGGGAAATATTCAATTAAATGAGACACGACGACAAACTCCAGCTTTTCACCACATAGGCATATGCTTGTTGAGTTAAAATCAAGAGAACAAGTCTCTGACTGCAACGTGCATAAAAAGACCAACATGATGAATGTATAGGTAACATTCTTTCGGTAACTTCACAACTATCAATACATCAAAAGGAGACCTGGTGAAATACAGCTAACCATTGCGATATATTTGATGGTAATCACCTAAAGCAAAACAGATTTCGGGTCTGAACAGTGCCCCGGTTCCATGCCAGTGACAACAACCATGCCTTTCCATTTTCTCattaggtgcagcagcaccctttagctttcttgctgcactgccttctGGCTCCTGTACATTTCGACACAAGCACATTTGTACTTGAGATGCATGCAATTTTTCATTTGTCCAAAATGTGTTAACAGTAAAAatcacattttacaaaaaaaaagtacttaAGGCAGAAATTGGTGCTTATTCGTCTTAATTCTTTGCAGAAACAATTCTctgggtaccaaagggtacttttaaattttacaatgtgtaagtagctgtttccccaaggaaaccatacaacaactaaaaaaaacatagatctatatatatataggtagatatatctatgtagatagatctatagatatatatagatatatgtgtatatatatatatatatagatctatctatagatatatctatgtatatatatatatatatatatatatatatataatcatttttgtcaatacgtgtgtggtttccctgggggctgtgatcggcccccaggaaaaccagcaccaccggagaattaagtgcgccgtaacacgcagatcaggacatcttttcttttatatatatatatatatatatatatatatatatatatatacagggagtgcagaattattaggcaaatgagtattttgaccacatcatcctctttatgcatgttgtcttactccaagctgtataggctcgaaagcctactaccaattaagcatattaggtgatgtgcatctctgtaatgagaaggggtgtggtctaatgacatcaacaccctatatcaggtgtgcataattattaggcaacttcctttcctttggcaaaatgggtcaaaagaaggacttgacaggctcagaaaagtcaaaaatagtgagatatcttgcagagggatgcagcactcttaaaattgcaaagcttctgaagcgtgatcatcgaacaatcaagcgtttcattcaaaatagtcaacagggtcgcaagaagcgtgtggaaaaaccaaggcgcaaaataactgcccatgaactgagaaaagtcaagcgtgcagctgccacaatgccacttgccaccagtttggccatatttcagagctgcaacatcactggagtgcccaaaagcacaaggtgtgcaatactcagagacatggccaaggtaagaaaggctgaaagacgaccaccactgaacaagacacacaagctgaaacgtcaagactgggccaagaaatatctcaagactgatttttctaaggttttatggactgatgaaatgagagtgagtcttgatgggccagatggatgggcccgtggctggattggtaaagggcagagagctccagtccgactcagacgccagcaaggtggaggtggagtactggtttgggctggtatcatcaaagatgagcttgtggggccttttcgggttgaggatggagtcaagctcaactcccagtcctactgccagttcctggaagacaccttcttcaagcagtggtacaggaagaagtctgcatccttcaagaaaaacatgattttcatgcaggacaatgctccatcacacgcgtccaagtactccacagcgtggctggcaagaaagggtataaaagaaggaaatctaatgacatggcctccttgttcacctgatctgaaccccattgagaacctgtggtccatcatcaaatgtgagatttacagggagggaaaacagtacacctctctgaacagtgtctgggaggctgtggttgctgctgcacgcaatgttgatggtgaacagatcaaaacactgacagaatccatggatggcaggcttttgagtgtccttgcaaagaaaggtggctatattggtcactgatttgtttttgttttgtttttgaatgtcagaaatgtatatttgtgaatgttgagatgttatattggtttcactggtaataataaataattgaaatgggtatatatttttttttgttaagttgcctaataattatgcacagtgatagtcacctgcacacacagatatccccctaacatagctaaaactaaaaacaaactaaaaactacttccaaaaatattcagctttgatattaatgagttttttgggttcattgagaacatggttgttgttcaataataaaattaatcctcaaaaatacaacttgcctaataattctgcactccctgtatatatatatatatttgtcttgcagttgcagcttgcgtcttcaaagcaatgcacgtacttcaactgacgcttttcaactgtagcttttaggcagcaataaaaaagtcaagtaagtattgtgattatgtttctgctacaaaagggtcagacttgtctagtggcagttttagtgccataaagaagtgcagaaggtttatatgcctactgcaaagagcaaatctgtattttatgtaaatagctgagtacattagtaaaatcagccattacctgcgctataatacaaatgaaatgtatgtgcggggtggagggcggctatggagagatgaagggcacttttgctgggtggtaatgagggaatccgaggaggagggagtgggagc includes these proteins:
- the TENT5A gene encoding terminal nucleotidyltransferase 5A, with the protein product MADDEQTCCAPAEGGQAPECEDGGGGQCNVLSWEQVQRLDQILAETIPIHGRGNFPTLELQPRQIVRAVRRRLEERGIHVRDVRLNGSAASHVLHQHSGLGYKDLDLIFCTQLRGQAEFQTVKDVVLDCLLDFLPEGVNKEKITPLTLKEAYVQKMVKVCNDSDRWSLISLSNNHGKNVELKFVDSLRRQFEFSVDSFQIKLDSLLLFYECSENPMTEPFHPTIIGESVYGDFQQAFDHLCNKTIDTRNPEEIRGGGLLKYCNLLVRGFTAASEAEMKSLQRYMCSRFFIDFSDIGEQQRKLEAYLQNHFVGLEDRKYDYLMTLHSVVNESTVCLMGHERRQTLNLITMLAIRVLAEQNIIPNVANVTCYYQPAPYVADANFSNYYIAQVQPVYACQQHTYSTWLPCN